Proteins co-encoded in one Coregonus clupeaformis isolate EN_2021a chromosome 17, ASM2061545v1, whole genome shotgun sequence genomic window:
- the LOC121585574 gene encoding neuronal pentraxin-2-like, producing the protein MTVSLDRREASRQRKMADNAIPPLMLLSTGQMRWGGVLPGFILPSFPLFSLLLYTLISSSMAVVSLPGLDYDYGAQPKFVCTPIPADADPSCFTPGGAAHGPAHDRPSSNGHHGPAAGAPNGNGRRPMGMGMGIGISDEAKSTILHLRESLVRQKETILDQRETIRELTAKLTLCEGFGRGVGHHDDHHDDHHGPARHNSHHPSSHHSYHDTDHHGDPHYPLNNGHRSDPHHRGKDNSGSKHGAFSPEQTRKTLQTLKERLENLQARNSSSSYSSSLRDLLQRKVNALEKQLNNHYGGHHDYGHHDDHHDDHHDDHHDDHPDDHHDDHHEPGHHDDHHDDHHDDHHGPGHHDDHHDDHHDTHTPTRHNNRHNNRQNSHHDDHHYDRHYDHHYDRSNGRHDIHHNDHHDDHHDDHPDDRLGEHHDDHHDDHHDDHHDDLHDDHHDDHHGNGHHDDDHHGNDDHGHHPRPSYNSKPPAPRPLGRGHNKLETVLSHLNHRNTDPGSRKKPKSPDAFQIGFPMRTNYMYGRIKRTLLNEIFALTVCLWIKGGSGPGLGTPFSYSVPGQANELVLIEWGNNPMELLVNDKAVTLPMAMTDGKWHHLCMTWSTHDGHWEAFQDGVKRGSGENLSAWHPIKPGGVFILGQEQDTLGGRFDATQSFVGEMSDLQLWSRVLTPNEIYSQASCGGHLAGDLISWTEAVVELHGGVTKYPFDPCH; encoded by the exons ATGACAGTCTCCCTTGACAGGAGAGAAGCGAGTCGTCAACGAAAGATGGCCGACAACGCCATCCCACCCCTGATGCTTTTGTCTACAGGGCAAATGCGTTGGGGTGGAGTACTTCCAGGTTTCATCCtaccctctttccctcttttttCTCTACTCCTCTATACTCTCATATCTTCCTCAATGGCTGTTGTTAGTTTGCCGGGATTAGACTATGACTATGGAGCCCAGCCCAAGTTTGTTTGCACCCCAATTCCAGCGGACGCAGACCCCAGCTGCTTCACACCAGGTGGGGCAGCACACGGACCTGCCCACGACAGACCCAGCAGTAATGGGCATCATGGACCTGCTGCAGGGGCACCCAATGGTAATGGCAGGAGGCCGATGGGAATGGGAATGGGGATAGGAATATCAGACGAGGCCAAATCCACCATCCTGCACCTTCGAGAGAGCCTGGTGCGGCAAAAGGAGACCATCTTAGACCAGCGGGAGACAATCAGGGAACTGACTGCCAAGCTGACCCTCTGTGAGGGCTTTGGCCGGGGGGTGGGTCATCACGATGACCATCACGACGACCACCATGGACCCGCGCGTCACAACTCCCATCACCCGAGCTCGCACCACTCCTACCATGACACTGACCACCATGGGGACCCACACTACCCACTGAACAACGGGCACCGATCAGACCCACACCACAGAGGAAAGGACAACTCTGGGAGCAAGCATGGGGCCTTCTCCCCTGAGCAGACTAGGAAAACACTACAGACACTCAAGGAGAGGCTGGAGAACTTGCAG gCCAGGAATTCCTCCAGCTCCTACTCAAGCTCTCTGAGAGACCTCCTGCAACGCAAAGTCAATGCACTTGAGAAGCAGCTCAACAATCACTACGGTGGGCATCATGATTATGGTCACCATGACGACCACCACGATGACCACCATGACGACCACCACGATGACCATCCTGACGACCACCACGATGACCACCATGAACCCGGTCACCACGATGACCACCATGATGATCATCACGATGACCACCACGGACCCGGTCACCACGACGATCACCATGATGACCATCACGACACCCACACCCCCACCCGCCACAACAACCGCCACAACAACCGTCAAAACAGTCACCATGATGACCATCACTATGACCGACACTATGACCACCATTATGATCGTAGCAATGGCCGCCATGACATCCACCATAACGACCACCATGACGATCACCATGATGACCATCCCGATGACCGTCTTGGTGAACACCATGACGACCATCATGATGATCACCACGACGACCACCACGATGATCTTCACGATGACCACCATGATGACCACCATGGAAATGGTCACCATGATGATGATCACCATGGCAATGATGACCATGGCCATCACCCTCGTCCATCCTATAACAGCAAGCCGCCAGCTCCAAGACCTCTTGGCCGTGGACACAACAAGCTGGAAACTGTGCTGAGCCACCTTAACCACAGGAACACTGACCCTG GTAGCCGGAAAAAGCCAAAGAGTCCGGATGCTTTCCAGATTGGCTTCCCTATGCGCACTAACTACATGTATGGAAGGATAAAAAGGACCCTACTCAACGAAATCTTCGCCCTCACTGTCTGCCTCTGGATAAAAGGGGGATCAGGGCCTGGCCTCGGCACGCCCTTCTCCTACTCTGTCCCGGGACAGGCCAACGAACTGGTTCTGATCGAATGGGGCAACAACCCCATGGAACTACTGGTTAACGACAAG GCAGTGACGTTGCCCATGGCAATGACAGATGGGAAGTGGCACCACCTGTGCATGACATGGTCAACACATGATGGGCATTGGGAGGCCTTCCAGGACGGCGTAAAAAGGGGGTCTGGAGAGAACCTATCTGCATGGCATCCCATCAAGCCTGGTGGAGTCTTTATTCTGGGCCAGGAACAG GATACCCTAGGTGGCCGATTTGATGCCACCCAGTCCTTCGTGGGCGAGATGTCAGACCTCCAATTGTGGTCCCGCGTTCTCACACCCAATGAAATCTACAGCCAGGCTTCCTGCGGAGGTCACCTGGCGGGTGACCTCATCTCCTGGACAGAGGCAGTGGTCGAGCTTCACGGCGGGGTCACCAAATACCCCTTTGACCCCTGCCACTAA
- the LOC123492895 gene encoding C-type lectin domain family 1 member A-like, translated as MGSRGGHDAVVQITLVFQSQSTLQEVRLKDLTQKLNTLNHSYLLLFHKYPALNQYCPVTNSNTNERVCMPCPEGWESFGERCYLYTHDRRDWISSQYHCLSVGGNLAMVKSEEEQVRQP; from the exons ATGGGGTCGCGGGGGGGCCATGATGCAGTGGTGCAGATCACCTTGGTCTTCCAATCCCAGTCCACCTTGCAGGAGGTCAGACTCAAAGACCTGACTCAGAAGCTGAACACCCTGAACCACtcctacctcctcctcttccacaagTACCCAGCACTCAACCAGTACTGTCCCGTCACCAATAGCAACACCAATG AGCGTGTCTGCATGCCATGCCCAGAGGGATGGGAGTCTTTTGGGGAGAGATGCTACCTATACACACATGACAGACGGGACTGGATTTCCAGCCAGtaccactgtctgtctgtagggggcAACCTTGCCATGGTGAAGAGTGAGGAGGAGCAGGTGCGACAGCCATGA